A window of Rosa rugosa chromosome 7, drRosRugo1.1, whole genome shotgun sequence genomic DNA:
ACTGTCAAACGAATCTATTTCTTTCTGTTGATGCACTTAATTTCACCTCGTATTTTGAATATAAATGTAAGGTTTCCTAAAAATTGATAGTTCCAAAAGAAGTACAGAGCTGAACAAATGTTCAGGAATGCACAGGAATACCATGATACTGTGACTAACATTTCATTCAGCAAACAAAAGACAACAGCTTCTAGATTACAAACAAAAGAGGAGGAAATAGATGACCTCACAACCTGTTCATATGAGTATTTAATTGCTTCTGTACCATACTTCTCGGCAATCAAAAGTTTGAAACTATTATTAGCTAATATTTCTTCCTTTAATTGTAACTTGTGAAAGCAATGACTGGTAAAGTGGCATTGCCTGGTCATGTTGTGTGCATACTGGGCTTCACCTCATCCCTTCAGCAATATCCAATGAAATCCCAGATTTTGATATGTATAATACACATGGTATACCAAATAATATATGTTCTCATGAGATACACACAAAAAAAGGGTGGTACTAGCAAACCGATATCACCATTCACAAGTACAAAAGTGATATAAACATAAAATAAGGGCTTAAAAGCCAATATGCACCATTAATTTGACCACAGTTTCAGTTTGCATCCCTTGATTTTATTTCAGCCAAACTGCATCGAAAATTTATGAAATAAGCTAATTTGAACAAGTCTGTTAATCTAGGTGATTCCCATCCACAATTCTGTTGATCTTTGCCTAGCACATGAAGCAAAAACGTCAAGTTCTTATTAAAACCTAGAACTATTTTTAATCTGAGACCAAActtggtatttttttttatctcggTTTCTTTCTCCTCCTATGAAGTCTGAGATCGAATAGCAACAAGTCCACCCTGATCTGAGATCTGCCTAGGAAGCCAGTCACATATTTGATCTGGAGGTGGAGGATAAGAATTCAAACCCAAAAACCAAATACAACCAAGATTTGAATGTCACATACGTATCGGGCATGAACAGCGAATCCTCGATCTAAGGATTTGGGTGGCAGATAAGATGACTCTCACGAGGTACTGCCCCACTTGTGAAGAGTTCGAGCTCTGCTACTAGAGAGATGGCCTTCGCTAGGTTCAAGGTTAATATTCCATTTATAGTTGAATTATTGTGGACTAAAGCACCTTGCTTTTCTAACAACCCACTTAGAATTAGTTTTCACTCATTATATGTGGTATTGTTTTTTAATCGTTTGCTGGTGATACTGAGCATCTGGTGAGTGAATTTGAACCAACTGGTTCTCCCTCTGGTGAACCACTTGGTGCTTTGAGAGGAGCTTTTTTCTCAGAATGCTGCTATTTGACAAGATGCTGAATTGGTGGAACTGATGTAGTGCAGATCTCATAGTTGGAGTAGGTACGAAGAAGTGAGAGAGACTAAGAATTGCAGGATAAAAgcatcagagagagagagagagacagagtaaAAAAAGCTTGTATAAAAAATTGACATTTGTACTCTCAAATGCCAGGCAAAGATCACGGAAATGTGATGGAGATCACTAAATTAACATATTATCCAAATTATAATAAACGTAGGAATGCAAATTGGCTAAAATACAGTGCCCTTAATTGATTTAACTCCAGCTTTAATTGTGACAGTGTGTGTCAGTGCACACATAAGAAAACCGTTTGCAGAAATAAGATAAAGAACACACCTTATGAATTGTAAACGTTGGTTGCAAGTGTTTAAACCCAAGTAATGGAGCTCGAGAACAACTGGTCACGAATTTCAGAAGCATACACCGTTCTTTAGGTTCAAATCCGCTAATTACCTGTTATCATAGTACAACGAAACTCagtaaaacataaaaacatcatAAGCATCCTGAACATTAGCAATATTAAATATGCCACATGGATAAAGATACTGTACAGCATAAACTGAAAAGGCAGATAACTGTGAAAGTCCTGTCTAGAGAGGGAACAGAGTGTGATTATATAACCATATTTGGTCTTGCATATATAAAAGGAAAGAGGCAGCAGACATGAAACTCCACATttaatgattaaaaaaaaaaaaaggggaacaGATCATCCTTTACAAAATATAAGCTTACACTATGCCCATGACGGGGTCAAATAAAAACTATACTGTTCTATTTACTGATAAAAATCTAATTTCTCATTCAAAAAAAAGTATATGACAATCAACTTCCAGTCCAGGGTCAATACCTCCCAAAAGATTTTAATCGTTCGGGTCCCTTCAGAGTAACCACCAGTGTATCGTGTGTTCTTTCTCAAGTCATCAACATCAATGTCATGGTTTCCACCTGAAAGCAACTATTTACCATAATGAAAGATCAgaatttgacaccaaaatgatTTTGTTTGGGTCAGAAGTTGAGCAATCTGAAAGGATAATTAATTTGGGAGGTATTTACCTGATTAAATTCCCCTGCATTAAATAATTTTAGCCAAGATGGTGATATGAGATCAATTAACCCTCTATAGAATGCATTTGAAAAAAGGAACATCTGCAAttcaacattaaaaaaaaagagtaattcTTCTGTTgtaacaccaaaaaaaaaaaaaaaggtgaccTTTGTCTTCAATCAGGTTTTCAAACGTTCAACAGAAATCAATACAAACCTGTCGGTTAAGCTTATAATCAGCAATTGCATGGATGTACTGCATTTTGTTCTTGCTTGTCACAGTAACATCCTTTCCACCAGGCTTGAGCTCAATAACATGTCGTTTTCCAAATGACTCTTCAGTTACCGTAAAGTCCAGACACAGTTCCTCAACATCACCATCATAATGCTGCAAAGTGATAGCCGCGCAGATAAATAACAAACTTAATGAATTAATATACAAGGCCTAACATTAATGCATGTAAGAGAAACTTTATCCAAATATAAGAGACTTCCACACACTTAAGCTGGAGCTCAATCATTCAAGGCATTGTATATCAGTTCAGACCAAGCAACCAATAACACCATATTTCAAATGCTTTGATTCTCATTAAACCAGATGGACTTTTACCTAACATAAACACATAGCAGTTAAAATATAAGGTCCTCAACTCCCAATTCCAAAggcctttcttttcttcctttacCATTCTTTCAGACAAATAATGTCATACAGCTTATAAgtagaaagaaacttcaagcCCCAAATTTCCCATCAAATTTTTGTTTCTCCCTACAACAATTACGATTAATtccaaaaaaaattgttatactGTTGAATCATTTGCCTTTAACTTGAATTGCATGATAACCTAACACTTAACACCAGTCCAACATGTTGCATGATTATCAAAATAAATACGAACACTTCAGCAAGGATGTAATGAGAAACAAAAGAACCCAAGAAGCGCAAACAAAATATATGGTTTACCTTAACATACATGAGATTCCTGTAAATCTCTGGATCAAGTGTTGATAGTTCATCGAGGAAGCTATATCGACCCAAcagtttttgtacaaaaacatGAGAAAATGAGTAATCTAGCAGTATTCCTTCATAGAGAGCTTTCCCGACAACTCTTCCAAGGAACTCAATCATCTGGATACCATTATCTAGATATCTTGCAGATGGATTAGGAATTAGAAGTCTGGCTGAGGTTGAGGTCTGGGAGAATAGCCCATACCTATCAACAGAAAAACTGAGGTTAAGAAACTCACTTAGAAACAAATAACTATGTAACAAAGTAATAATAGTTATATTTATCTGTAGTCACAAACTTACTCAGGAGCGAATGCAGCTTTTGATATATCGGTCAAAAACTCTTTAGATAATCCACCATAGTCGAGGCCAGCCTCTGGAAGGCCACATTCACTGACAAATGAAACATGGATGGATGACTTTAATCTTGATCCCAGGGAGTTTAACTGCTGAAATCCATCTTCAACAATATGACCACGACGAACTACTATCTCAACTGATCGTGAACTAGGGCCAGAAACCTCACCAGCCATTTTCCGGGAGGCTTTGTCCATCTTGATAAACTCTCTAAACATTTCCACTCTGATTATACAAAATTACACAGAATTACATCAAGAAGCATAATTACAGAATACAACATCTTAGATGGACCTGGAGGCCTCAAACATATCATGTCCGAATTTAAGATCAAAATGTCAAACTTAAGATGCAAGTAGCAAGAAACCCATAAATTATAACATAAGGGTGAAGGAGAACTTAGAGAAGTCGTGATATTGTGTCCAAACACTTCTACACTCTCACTTGCAAACACACGGAAACAGAACATTCAAGTGGACTCACATGTGCACTGTGTACCTTTTGACACTCAAGGATTATATCACAAAGATACAACCCACACCCATACACAAACAGAGACATATGCACACAAGAACTATGAACCCAGATGAATATCCTACAGTAACTGACTCTATCTTCCAAATGCATTATCCACTGATTTCCACTCCTCTataatttttctcaaaaaattaaAGTTCAATGTATAAACTTCCACGCATAAATAGAATAATAGATAGGTTTCTAAATCCTATCTTTTAGTCAACAACTATAGTATCACTAGACAATAACAGGTCCTCCAGAGTAAAGAAAATAGGATTCAGCTTCCGTTGCATGTCAAATGTAATGGTTCAAAGTGAGCCAAGAATACAGGAAAAAGAATAGCTGTTAACGCCGAAAgctattgatattttttttaacaaaagcaATAAAAGCTATTAATTTACTCAACTATTTTCTTACCTTTCTTCAAATGGAAATACATGCGGAGTTGTAGTTATAACAGAGCCCATACTTTGCACAGCCAGAGAATCATCTGATCTTTGATTAGCTGACAAAACTTCATGAGTTCTGGCAGCTACCGCAATTGGTGGGCGGTTCTTTCTAGCAGGTGAAAGCCACAAAACTGGGGGGCAGAACTGGTGCCTGCAATCCCTTTCATATATTAAATGCAGGCATCTGACAGCAGACTCCATAAGGGGTCTACCCTCCTGTCCAATACTTTGAGAAAACCCATTATAAACCAATGTATTGAGAACAGAAGCAATTTGCCGTTGTTGCTCCAGTGTAAATGGTACCTAGTATAATGCATAAATATTAAGAATTGATAACTCTATACGATCAATGGGGGGAAAAGCTCAAAAGGAAAAATAAGACAGAACTTGAAGAAGGTACCTGTTTTTCATAAAACTCTATGTCATCAAGAATCAAAAGCAGGTGTGAATAGCTTGCACAGAATAGATGAAGCATATATGACATGTCTCTTGAAATACCTTGAGGACCAGGCCTCACAGGTTCTATATCCCAAACATCAGAAGAATCCTCTTTGTCAACAAGTCTAGGCTTGGGTTGATTACCACGCAAATCCGTATGATCAATCTCCGCTTGTGATTTACCCGTAATTTTATGAAGGACACTGACCCACTTATTACCTCCATCATTATTGccatgctttttcttttttccaaaatTCCCATCTTTTCCACTACCAGAAGTTTTACTAATGATATCATAGGGTTTATGACCACTGCAAACATTCCTAGGAAAAAGATAGGTTTCCAACGCTCCCCATAGACTTACAAGAAATCCAGGAGTAAACGATAGCATGTTAAGGACAGGCAATGAGCCAACCCTTGGATTCAATAATGAAAACATTCTTAGCATGAAAGAATAAAAATGCACAATATCCAGCAATTCCAACGTCCCTGAATATTCCAGTCTTTTTGGGGTCATAGTCTCAGACCCTTGAGTGTGACCAAGTTTATTCACTATTGCCAAAAGATCTGTAAGGTGCCACTGCTGAGAAACAGGCCTAAGCATATCCAAGAATGACAACTTAATAGATCCATGGGTCATTTCAGTCTCACATGAAACTGTACAGCTTGGCTTTTCACTGGTTTCAACATCACTTTGGAGATCCTGATTCTCCTGGACAGAGTCAACATTCTCAAGCCTAGACAATAAGTTTTCTGCAAGACTATTAACAGCACGTACATAAGATGCACAATCCAACTCTTGATGGAAACCTCCAGGATCAACAGAATCACTCTCTCCCCCTGTAGCTAGGCATATAATGTTTGCAAGAGCCCAACCAACTGGTGGAATAACCTTGGGGGAAACATGAAACTTTGACTGATCCACGGCCAGCATCTCCTTCAATATTTTCTCTTTCAAAATCTGCCATCACCTGCGAAAGTTTGATCAGTCCCCACATGTTTGAATCAcagaaataagaaagaaaagaaaaaggataaaCAAAACCAATATTCCATTGACAGGTGTGATTACACCTCCACATGCGATAGTGAAATAGATAGATAGAGCCTATACTATACAAAACTAATGTATACATGTTTTCTCGTTAATTACATAAAGTATTAAAAGACATAAtttaatatataaaaaataaaagagcaaacaaacaaacaatgtGATCATGATAGCTATTGAGATATGTTCTCTATTATATTGCTACACAAAGGTCCCATCCACACGTTAATTCTATAGATATTTAGATGAAACAGTCAAAACAATATCAAACAATTGGTAGACTTAAACAACCCACTTCCTGGTAAGATATAACTCACTGATCTAGCATATACGGAGCAAAAGATAATGTAGGTTCTAAATTACTGTCACAAGAAGGTACCATCCACAATCAAACTTCTAATTAGTTCAAAACATAAGTCAAAAGAGCATTCAACCATATATAAACTTACATGAACACCTGCTTAGTGACATATAATTGGCTGACACAGGATATATGACAGGAGATAATGTGTGTTCTAAATCTTTATTAGTGTAGTTCCTATACCGACATCAGGTTGATATATTGGTCAAAAGGGCAGGTGAGATTTGAGTTTGAAAAGCCAGGCTAAGTTTGGACTGCTGCAGTACTATCAAACTACTAACAGATAGATCCATTAAAAAGTTCCACCGACCTGGTTGATTCATCATATAAATATATGAATGGTAGACAGCATGAAACTATACTCACAATAAGGCAACACCAACATGTATCATACCAAATTATCAACTGACATCCAAAAACCTAGACATCACGCATCTAAACATCGTGCAAGTATAATAAACTACTACTAAATCTACTAGCAAGTGTTATTTTGAAACCATAACCAGTTACAAACTAATCAAGTGTTACTTTTAAAGTCATATGCTCAAAGTATGATTTATGGACCCAAAAAAATGCACCTTAGAGATATAACTTAGTTTCCGCCCATTTATACAATATCGGCATCAAGTCACTTTAGTGGTTTCAATACATCTTTTTTCCATTGAAAAACAAAGGATTGATGATATTTGAGTTTGAAATGCAAGCTTAAGTTCAAGCATCAAACTAGTTACACATAGATCAGTTGAGAAAGTTCCAAACACTCATTGACtcatcatctccaaaaaaaaaaagaatggtaGCCAGCATGAGACTAGGTCAATGTTTTATTGATtgaagagaagagaaatatTATTAACAGAGTGCAACAAGATATCCAAAACTTTATTATCCCTAAAAATGAAATACATCAAAGAGATCCTCTAAGGGATCTTATGCTAGGATGAGTAGACAGATGAGGATAGTTGTCAAACCAAAATACAATTTTGAGAATATTGTTGTCTTAAACTAGCATTAGTAGCATATTGATCAGCAACCATTTTAGCTTACTGAATAACTTGACAGGTATCGCTAAGATGATAGATGTCTTGAACTGTAGTTTAGATGTGCCAACAAACTTAGAACTGTGTTCGGATCATTTGAACATGAAGTCCACTACTGAGAGATCAGCAGGAAATAGAAAAACAAGCCTAGTTACCACAGTTATGATAACAGTCAGACTCCCAAAATTGATCCCAAGAGCATCAGCTCACTAAGGCTTTCCAATGGACCAGTACTTCTTTCAAAGAACAGTTCCTAAATTCTACGGTGACCGTCACCCACGGCAAACTACAAACTTTAAAATCGTTTTGAGATGTCCACTGGTTATAAATAAAGGGCATCAAGGTGATGAATGGGTTGCAACAAGATGCTCTTACTGTTGCAAAAAGTCCTGacaatatttgagtttgaaATGCCAGGTTAAGATTGAGAGTATGAACTATGAAGCATTTACAAACTAGCAACACATAGACCAGCTAGAAAATTCCACCCAATTCATTGACTCATCATATCCAAAGAAAGCATGGTAGCTGGCATATAACTAGTTCAATATACTGCTTTCCAATCCAACAATAACGCTTATAAAAATTAATTCCTAAATTCTACAGTGACTGACACCCAAAGTGTAATACAGAAACACACAGATCATTTACTTGAGTACATTCAAGGAAATACTTTACCAAAAAGAACTTACAAAGAGTTCGTTCAAATTGTAGGAGCCTTACCAGTAATGTTTGAAAACAAGGTTGGAGAATGGATTTGTGCCTCATTGCAGGTATAAGTACAGCTGGCAGACGCTGAGTAAGCCAAGGAATTGTAAGCAGAAACACAGAGTACTTCTCAGCAACATTATGGACATCCAACAAGCCAAGGCCATTTAGATCGGACTTTGACGCATGAAATGGCCTAAGAGCCAAAGTTATTGTGCTTGCAGTAATCAAAAATCTGTCATCTGTTTGTACACTACTTTTTGTCCGTGAAGAGCAAGGAGCATCCAATGTGTTAATGTATATTCTAATCGATGAGTAAAGACCACTTTCACCACTCCCCATAAACCGAACTAAATCCTTCACTGCTGCATCCGCAATCTGACAGTCATGTTCATCAATACTCTTCCACCCTTTGACATCAGTTAAGACAACAACAAGCCGCATTGCCAAGGACGCAAGAGCAACAATGTCTTGACTTCCTGGGCGGGACTTGTCACATTCCGAAAGAACAAACATGCAAAGAGAAATCAGCTTCCGCGTCTGATAACCCCAGACTCTTCTCTCCTCGAGAGTTCCAATTGCCAGAGAGCAATAGCTCTTCTTCGAGTCTTGACATAAAAACACAATGTCAAATCAACACACTTGCTAAACCAAATCGCGAAAACTGTTcattcaaaaacaaaagaaaaaaggaccATACCAGTGGAATTCATGCTGTCTAGTAGCATTTGAAAGCAACTCTTCATAGAGTCAACTTCTGTGGCTTCAATTCTCCTCTTCCGAATCGATAAACATgtaatgaagaaaagaaaaggcctCACTACATGACTTGAAATCCAGGTGGCAGTGATGACTAAACCAGCTTGCTTCTGCTTCACACACTTCTCCCACTCCTCTCTGAGCTCCAAAGCCACCACCTTAGTCACCCTATAGCGCCTCCACACTCTCTGCAACAACATTTCCAAAACGACCGCGTTTCACATCCTCAAATTCATACCAAAATtcacattttcaaaaaaaaaaaaaaaaaatcaaaaacgcAGGCACCTGAAGGAAGAGGGCAGCAGCGGTGGCGCGTCTGGCATATTGGCGAAGCTCTCGTTCCTGAGAGACCTTCTCGAGCAGGGCGTCTCTGGTAATTTCCTTGGCGCT
This region includes:
- the LOC133720328 gene encoding E3 ubiquitin-protein ligase UPL7, which encodes MDDPRKHQVSLRGASAKEITRDALLEKVSQERELRQYARRATAAALFLQRVWRRYRVTKVVALELREEWEKCVKQKQAGLVITATWISSHVVRPFLFFITCLSIRKRRIEATEVDSMKSCFQMLLDSMNSTDSKKSYCSLAIGTLEERRVWGYQTRKLISLCMFVLSECDKSRPGSQDIVALASLAMRLVVVLTDVKGWKSIDEHDCQIADAAVKDLVRFMGSGESGLYSSIRIYINTLDAPCSSRTKSSVQTDDRFLITASTITLALRPFHASKSDLNGLGLLDVHNVAEKYSVFLLTIPWLTQRLPAVLIPAMRHKSILQPCFQTLLILKEKILKEMLAVDQSKFHVSPKVIPPVGWALANIICLATGGESDSVDPGGFHQELDCASYVRAVNSLAENLLSRLENVDSVQENQDLQSDVETSEKPSCTVSCETEMTHGSIKLSFLDMLRPVSQQWHLTDLLAIVNKLGHTQGSETMTPKRLEYSGTLELLDIVHFYSFMLRMFSLLNPRVGSLPVLNMLSFTPGFLVSLWGALETYLFPRNVCSGHKPYDIISKTSGSGKDGNFGKKKKHGNNDGGNKWVSVLHKITGKSQAEIDHTDLRGNQPKPRLVDKEDSSDVWDIEPVRPGPQGISRDMSYMLHLFCASYSHLLLILDDIEFYEKQVPFTLEQQRQIASVLNTLVYNGFSQSIGQEGRPLMESAVRCLHLIYERDCRHQFCPPVLWLSPARKNRPPIAVAARTHEVLSANQRSDDSLAVQSMGSVITTTPHVFPFEERVEMFREFIKMDKASRKMAGEVSGPSSRSVEIVVRRGHIVEDGFQQLNSLGSRLKSSIHVSFVSECGLPEAGLDYGGLSKEFLTDISKAAFAPEYGLFSQTSTSARLLIPNPSARYLDNGIQMIEFLGRVVGKALYEGILLDYSFSHVFVQKLLGRYSFLDELSTLDPEIYRNLMYVKHYDGDVEELCLDFTVTEESFGKRHVIELKPGGKDVTVTSKNKMQYIHAIADYKLNRQMFLFSNAFYRGLIDLISPSWLKLFNAGEFNQLLSGGNHDIDVDDLRKNTRYTGGYSEGTRTIKIFWEVISGFEPKERCMLLKFVTSCSRAPLLGFKHLQPTFTIHKVACDIPLWATMRGEDVERLPSASTCYNTLKLPTYKRPSTLREKLLYAISSNAGFELS